Within Sphingomonas piscis, the genomic segment AGGGAACTCGGGGCGCGGTCGTCGAGGTGAACTCCGAAACGGATTTCGTCGCCAAGAACGAGCAGTTCCAGAATTTCGTTCGCGAAGTCGCCAAGCTGGCACTGACCACCGGCGGCGATGTCGAGGCGCTGGGCGCGGCTGCCTATCCGACCGGCGGTACCGTTGCCGAAGCACTGACGAACAACATCGCCACCATCGGCGAGAACCAGTCGCTTCGCCGCACAATCGTGCTTGAGGTCAGTGAAGGCGCGGTCGTTCCTTACGTCCACAATGCGGTGGTGCCGGGCCTCGGCAAGATCGGCGTCCTCGTCGCGCTCGAAAGCGCTGCGCCCGCCGAAACGTTGCAGGCGCTTGGAAAGCAGATCGCGATGCACATCGCGGCTGCCAACCCGCTGGCGCTCGACGCGGACTCGCTGGACCAGGCGATGGTCGAGCGTGAGCGTGCCATCGCCATGGAAAAGGCCAAGGACAGTGGCAAGCCGCAGAATATCATCGAGAAGATGGTGGAAGGCGGCATCGCCAAGTTCCGCAAGGACAATGCCCTCCTGTCGCAGCTGTTCGTGATGGACAACAAGACACCGGTCGCGGAAGTGATCGCCGCAGCCGCCAAGGAAGCCGGTACGGGCATTGCCCTCAAGAACT encodes:
- the tsf gene encoding translation elongation factor Ts, producing MAEITAAAVKELRERTGAGMMDCKKALAETNGDMEAAIDWLRAKGLSAAAKKSGRTAAEGLVGVAVEGTRGAVVEVNSETDFVAKNEQFQNFVREVAKLALTTGGDVEALGAAAYPTGGTVAEALTNNIATIGENQSLRRTIVLEVSEGAVVPYVHNAVVPGLGKIGVLVALESAAPAETLQALGKQIAMHIAAANPLALDADSLDQAMVERERAIAMEKAKDSGKPQNIIEKMVEGGIAKFRKDNALLSQLFVMDNKTPVAEVIAAAAKEAGTGIALKNFVRIQLGEGIEKEQSDFAAEVAAAAGVAA